A segment of the Candidatus Poribacteria bacterium genome:
TGTGAGCGTCAAAAAGAAAAAGAAAGGATAACTGAATGTGACGTTTCGCAACATCCATAACACAGTTTGGGATTCCCTGAGAATAGACCCTAAATCTGTGTTGAAATTTGTTGTTCAACGATCGGTTTTGCTACGTACTACCTTTATATCTACGGCGTAACTCGCAAGTCCATATTAGGAATCTAAGGAGGTAAGGGTTTTGAATAAATTCGATATCCAAATCCGTGAAGACGGAAAACACGCAGTGATTGAGACAGCTGGGTACCTAAATGATGCCTTGGGGGAGCAACTCGCTGAAAAGGCAAAGGAACTCATTCAGAACGGGTATATACAGCTCGTAATCAATCTTGAGAAAACAACGCTTATTAATAGTATCGGTATATCTATACTTATCGAAATCATAGAAGCACTTCACGAACGGGAAGGAGTTTTGAATTTCTGTGGGTTGTCGGCCACGCAGGAACGGACTTTTCGTATGATGGCACTTGCTAAATACGCTGGCATTTTCCCAGATGAAGAATCCGCTATTGCAAATCTATAACCCTTTGCTTAGTTCAAATTTGAGTCTCGGGGAAAATTGAAATTTATATCTGTGCTATGCTCATCGGTGTATTTTCTGGAACCTTTGTTCCTGTTTCCTATCGATATTCTTGTAATAATAGATATATAAAATTGTTTTGTAATAATAGATATACTAAAAAAGAAAGTCGTCATACGGTGTGGACCATATATCCGTTTTTGACAACGGAAAAACGGTCCAGGTTTAATCGTTGAATGACCAATATCTGGATGCAACACTATGAAAGATTTAAGCGAGCCTATTTTAGATCGCGATTTGCAGCAAACCCAAGGCACACAAAACACCGCAGAACAGACTATGGAAAGGCTCATATTTAGTCTGTCCGAGTTAGAGCATTTGGGACAAACGCTCATTTCCGGCTACGGTAACTTTAATCATTCAAGCAAAACCTATCTTCGCATCACCCTTGGGACCTTGCAAGTCACACGGGGTGTGATCCTGCGTTACCATCCTACCGCAGAAAATCTTGATGTGGTGGCATCGACACCCGAACAGGTGTTTCCCTCAATTCCTATTACAGCAGAGGAAGTTGCGAGTTTACTGCAACATCCATTCATCGAGAGTCGTACACCGCCAGTCGGTCTTGAGGAGTTCTTTGTCCAGAGTGCTGAACTCGTCGAAACTGTTGATATCAGACTCTGGGTTCCGCTAAAGATTCAAGATGAATTCTTGGGTATGATTGGTTTAGGACGATTTTTGGGGCGGGAGACGTTAGTCACATGGGAACAGGAATTGTTGACAACCCTCGCCCACCAAATTTCAATCGCTATCGCTTATTCGCGAATGGTAGAAGGTATCCAGAGCGAAAAGTTTCGTCTCTTCATGCTCGCTGAGAGTGCCCCACAAATTTGTCAGCTCTTACAGCCTGAAGATGCTGCAGAACAGGTCGTGTTACAAGCCGTTTCGTTTTTGGATGCGAATGCCGGGGCACTCATGCTCACGCGCCCAGAGCAACAGGAACTTGAACTGAGCTATGCCTTTCCTGAGACATTGGTTGAAAACTCCACGGCACAGCAGAACGGTAATGAACTTGTTATCTCTTGTGGAGAGGAAGCACCTGTGTCCGAAGAAGCAACATCGGTGGACATGCTGAGGTCTGTCGTCAAGGATGGATTGCCCGGACACTGTTTGCCGGAGTCCGATACGCTTTTCGGGGGCAAGAATTTGATGGCGGTTCCTATCTCTGGACGCGATGGTGATGTTTTAGGTGTTCTTGTCGTCGGGGACAAGGAAGAACGTGGTGGTAGAATCACTCCTTTTACCGATGAGGATGTAGTCTTA
Coding sequences within it:
- a CDS encoding STAS domain-containing protein → MNKFDIQIREDGKHAVIETAGYLNDALGEQLAEKAKELIQNGYIQLVINLEKTTLINSIGISILIEIIEALHEREGVLNFCGLSATQERTFRMMALAKYAGIFPDEESAIANL
- a CDS encoding SpoIIE family protein phosphatase translates to MKDLSEPILDRDLQQTQGTQNTAEQTMERLIFSLSELEHLGQTLISGYGNFNHSSKTYLRITLGTLQVTRGVILRYHPTAENLDVVASTPEQVFPSIPITAEEVASLLQHPFIESRTPPVGLEEFFVQSAELVETVDIRLWVPLKIQDEFLGMIGLGRFLGRETLVTWEQELLTTLAHQISIAIAYSRMVEGIQSEKFRLFMLAESAPQICQLLQPEDAAEQVVLQAVSFLDANAGALMLTRPEQQELELSYAFPETLVENSTAQQNGNELVISCGEEAPVSEEATSVDMLRSVVKDGLPGHCLPESDTLFGGKNLMAVPISGRDGDVLGVLVVGDKEERGGRITPFTDEDVVLLDSFAKQAGVAMENAHLHQEALEARQLQAEMEEARKIQENLIPENLPDITGYEVAGHYEPRGPVGGDYYDCIALPTGHWGLAIADVSGKGMQAALLMATLRAGLISELSRVDTPTAEDAGNGVCPSIVYAELTEMAMILNSLLYASGTEEKYATFFYSHLNPETDVLTTLNAGHNPPLLVKKDGTCKWLGEDVGGIPLGMFPNDMVSSIAEYEAEHTQLVSGDVVVYYTDGVTETVNVDDEYYDEDRLVEASKECRDASAEAMREHLHDAVMKFQGEADQFDDLTLLILKKK